One window from the genome of Enterobacter asburiae encodes:
- a CDS encoding RamA family antibiotic efflux transcriptional regulator: protein MTISAQVIDTIVEWIDDNLHQPLRIEEIARHAGYSKWHLQRLFMQYKGESLGRYIRERKLLLAARDLRESDARVYDICLRYGFDSQQTFTRIFTRTFNQPPGAYRKENHSQTH from the coding sequence ATGACCATTTCCGCTCAAGTCATCGACACTATCGTCGAATGGATCGACGACAATCTGCACCAGCCATTACGCATAGAAGAGATTGCCCGCCACGCGGGTTACTCGAAGTGGCACCTGCAGCGGTTGTTTATGCAGTACAAAGGGGAGAGCCTGGGGCGCTATATCCGTGAACGCAAGCTGCTGCTGGCGGCGCGCGACCTGCGTGAATCCGACGCGCGCGTGTACGACATCTGCCTGCGCTACGGGTTTGATTCGCAGCAGACGTTTACCCGCATCTTCACCCGTACGTTCAACCAGCCGCCGGGAGCGTACCGCAAAGAGAACCATAGCCAGACACATTAA
- a CDS encoding MBL fold metallo-hydrolase, which yields MKKPLFICVVLIMIIASAASLPFVLNAGFGQPPQGEQLTEVEASPQYREGKFHNTLPTPGYNGDKNMLVATWDFLTKKTENARPAQPLPLVKTDLASLPLERDTLVWLGHSSWYLQLAGKRILIDPVLGNYAAPFSFLNKAFAGEYPWRAESMPEIDLLIISHDHYDHLDYATIRALLPKVKRVVTPLGVGSHLRYWGMKPEIIDERDWNQSVRISDELTVHVLPARHFSGRGIKRDRTLWGSFMFVTPEQKVYYSGDSGYGPHFKAIGEQFGEVDLAIMENGQYDQDWKYIHMLPEETAQASADLNAKAVVPGHNGRFVLAKHAWNDPLIQLAKASKDKNYRLLTPELGEPVWVSDTTQAFREWWE from the coding sequence ATGAAAAAACCTCTCTTCATCTGCGTGGTGTTAATCATGATTATTGCTTCAGCTGCGAGTTTACCGTTTGTTCTGAATGCCGGATTCGGCCAGCCACCGCAGGGTGAGCAGCTCACCGAAGTGGAGGCCTCCCCCCAGTATCGCGAGGGAAAATTCCACAATACGCTGCCGACGCCGGGTTATAACGGCGACAAAAATATGCTGGTCGCGACGTGGGATTTTCTGACCAAAAAAACCGAAAACGCGCGCCCGGCCCAGCCGCTGCCGCTGGTGAAAACCGATCTTGCAAGCCTGCCGCTGGAGCGGGACACCCTGGTGTGGCTGGGCCACTCCTCGTGGTACCTGCAGCTCGCGGGTAAACGCATCCTGATTGATCCGGTGCTCGGCAACTATGCCGCGCCGTTCTCGTTCCTCAATAAGGCCTTTGCCGGCGAGTATCCGTGGCGCGCTGAAAGCATGCCGGAAATCGACCTGCTGATTATCTCGCACGATCACTACGATCATCTGGATTACGCCACCATCAGGGCGCTACTGCCGAAGGTGAAGCGCGTGGTGACGCCGCTGGGCGTGGGATCCCACCTGCGCTACTGGGGAATGAAGCCTGAGATTATTGACGAGCGCGACTGGAACCAGTCGGTGCGCATCAGCGATGAATTAACGGTGCATGTTCTGCCGGCGCGTCACTTCTCCGGGCGCGGCATCAAACGCGATCGGACCCTGTGGGGCAGCTTTATGTTCGTCACGCCAGAGCAGAAGGTTTATTACAGCGGGGATTCCGGCTACGGCCCGCACTTTAAGGCCATCGGCGAGCAGTTTGGCGAGGTGGATTTAGCCATTATGGAAAACGGCCAGTACGACCAGGACTGGAAGTACATCCACATGCTGCCGGAGGAAACGGCGCAGGCCTCGGCGGATCTCAACGCCAAAGCCGTGGTGCCGGGGCACAACGGGCGTTTCGTGCTGGCGAAACATGCGTGGAACGACCCGCTGATCCAGCTGGCAAAAGCCAGCAAGGACAAAAATTATCGGCTGCTGACGCCGGAACTGGGTGAGCCCGTGTGGGTGAGTGATACCACTCAGGCATTTCGCGAGTGGTGGGAATAA
- a CDS encoding TetR/AcrR family transcriptional regulator, with the protein MARPKSEDKKQALLEAATAAFAQSGIAASTALIARNAGVAEGTLFRYFPTKDDLLNALYLHLKQDLCQAMLANLDRTITLPKEHTRNIWNSYVDWGIRNPVSHAAIRQIGVSEKLSTETELAVKEMFPELHELCRRSVRPVFMSDEFKTFGDALFLSLAETTMEFATRDPSRAVDFKALGFEAMWRGLAQEDSDGQ; encoded by the coding sequence GTGGCACGTCCGAAGAGTGAAGATAAAAAACAGGCCTTACTGGAAGCCGCAACGGCGGCATTTGCACAGTCAGGTATCGCCGCCTCAACGGCGTTAATCGCCCGTAACGCGGGCGTCGCCGAAGGTACCCTGTTTCGCTACTTTCCCACTAAAGACGATCTGCTGAATGCCCTCTACCTGCACCTGAAGCAGGATCTCTGCCAGGCCATGCTGGCAAACCTCGATCGCACCATCACGCTTCCCAAAGAGCATACCCGCAATATCTGGAACAGCTACGTGGACTGGGGTATTCGTAACCCCGTTTCTCATGCGGCTATCCGCCAGATTGGCGTCAGTGAAAAGCTGAGCACCGAAACGGAACTGGCGGTAAAGGAGATGTTCCCGGAACTCCATGAGCTATGCCGCCGCTCGGTGCGCCCGGTGTTTATGTCAGATGAATTTAAAACGTTTGGCGATGCGCTTTTCTTATCGCTGGCGGAAACCACCATGGAGTTTGCCACCCGCGACCCTTCACGCGCCGTCGATTTTAAAGCGCTGGGTTTTGAGGCCATGTGGCGCGGGCTGGCTCAGGAGGATAGCGATGGACAGTAA
- a CDS encoding MmcQ/YjbR family DNA-binding protein, giving the protein MDSKSLQEHAMRVALELPFTEHCWPFGPEFDVFKVGGKIFMIVAVAHGRPHVSLKSDPEKSLLNQQIYRGIEPGYHLNKKHWISLYGTDDVTPELVTDLINDSWNLVVDKLPKKDQKWIRPV; this is encoded by the coding sequence ATGGACAGTAAATCCCTGCAGGAGCACGCAATGCGCGTGGCCCTCGAGTTGCCCTTCACCGAGCACTGCTGGCCGTTTGGGCCGGAGTTTGACGTGTTTAAAGTGGGCGGAAAGATTTTCATGATCGTCGCGGTCGCACACGGACGGCCGCACGTCAGCCTGAAGTCAGACCCGGAGAAATCACTGCTCAATCAGCAGATCTATCGCGGGATAGAGCCGGGCTATCACCTGAACAAAAAGCACTGGATTTCCCTTTACGGCACCGACGACGTAACGCCGGAACTGGTGACCGACCTCATCAATGATTCCTGGAATCTGGTGGTGGATAAGCTGCCGAAAAAAGACCAGAAGTGGATCCGGCCGGTCTGA
- the nfsB gene encoding oxygen-insensitive NAD(P)H nitroreductase, which translates to MDIISVALKRHSTKAFDASKKLTAEEAEKIKTLLQYSPSSTNSQPWHFIVASTEEGKARVAKSAAGTYVFNERKMLDASHVVVFCAKTAMDDAWLERVVDQEEADGRFNTPEAKAANHKGRTYFADMHRVDLKDDDQWMAKQVYLNVGNFLLGVGALGLDAVPIEGFDAAILDEEFGLKEKGFTSLVVVPVGHHSVEDFNATLPKSRLPLSTIVTEC; encoded by the coding sequence ATGGATATCATTTCTGTCGCCCTGAAACGCCACTCTACCAAGGCGTTCGACGCAAGCAAAAAACTGACCGCGGAAGAAGCGGAAAAAATCAAAACCCTGCTGCAGTACAGCCCGTCCAGCACCAACTCCCAGCCGTGGCACTTCATTGTAGCCAGCACCGAAGAAGGTAAAGCGCGCGTGGCGAAATCTGCCGCGGGCACCTACGTGTTCAACGAACGCAAAATGCTGGATGCTTCTCACGTGGTGGTGTTCTGCGCGAAAACCGCGATGGACGATGCCTGGCTGGAGCGCGTTGTGGATCAGGAAGAAGCCGATGGCCGTTTCAATACGCCGGAAGCCAAAGCAGCAAACCACAAGGGCCGTACCTACTTCGCCGACATGCACCGTGTGGATCTGAAAGATGACGACCAGTGGATGGCGAAGCAGGTTTACCTGAACGTCGGCAACTTCCTGCTGGGCGTTGGCGCACTGGGTCTGGACGCGGTACCGATTGAAGGTTTCGATGCCGCTATTCTCGACGAAGAGTTTGGTCTGAAAGAGAAAGGCTTCACCAGCCTGGTGGTGGTACCGGTTGGGCACCACAGCGTGGAAGATTTCAACGCCACGCTACCGAAGTCACGCCTGCCGCTGAGCACGATTGTGACTGAGTGCTAA
- a CDS encoding helix-turn-helix domain-containing protein, producing the protein MSKKIIDWDELRAELLSNSEVQASFDAEERKERLREMLAQWRDHAGLTRAQVAERMGVSAPTVSRMEANITRASLDTLTRYALVCGVKHPQITLY; encoded by the coding sequence ATGAGCAAAAAGATTATTGACTGGGATGAACTCAGAGCGGAGCTGTTAAGCAATTCAGAGGTACAGGCTTCTTTTGATGCAGAAGAGCGCAAGGAGCGCCTGCGGGAGATGCTAGCGCAATGGCGCGACCATGCTGGTCTGACGCGCGCACAGGTGGCGGAGCGAATGGGCGTCAGCGCACCTACCGTATCAAGAATGGAAGCGAATATAACCCGGGCGAGCCTTGATACCTTAACGCGTTATGCACTGGTGTGCGGGGTTAAACACCCGCAGATTACGCTTTATTGA
- a CDS encoding type II toxin-antitoxin system RelE/ParE family toxin, whose protein sequence is MFRLIVHQAVREEILSLPAGVQAKLIRQLDKLRSNPTALREPNSKPLPYGLFEIRTVGLIHTRGIYVYQREKTIFLLRVFIKKTQKTPSAELRVALKRQQEMLDEQKDY, encoded by the coding sequence GTGTTCAGACTTATCGTTCATCAGGCGGTCAGGGAAGAGATTCTCTCACTGCCTGCTGGGGTCCAGGCAAAGCTGATTCGCCAGCTTGATAAATTACGTAGTAACCCGACAGCACTACGAGAACCCAACAGCAAACCCTTACCCTATGGTTTGTTTGAAATAAGAACCGTCGGGCTGATTCACACTCGTGGGATCTACGTATATCAGCGGGAAAAGACAATTTTTCTGCTGCGGGTGTTTATCAAGAAAACGCAAAAAACGCCCTCTGCTGAACTCCGTGTGGCATTGAAACGACAACAGGAGATGTTGGATGAGCAAAAAGATTATTGA
- a CDS encoding helix-turn-helix transcriptional regulator, with the protein MALMSEPVVSLQDDTRKQLGAFLRARRESLDPQRLGLPRSGRRRTPGLRREEVAMLADVGVTWYTWLEQGRDVNPSSAVMAAVAKALQCTPTEARHLFVLAGLPPGEAPQAVCCEGISEGTRRLLDTLLPKPASIQKPNFDIVAWNDSFGHLMGVDFNEIPPEDRNCIYLFLTHPAWRARLGRRDDVLPIFVSYFRAAMAEHRGDPLWEAKLARFFAVSEEFKTLWHQRNDVRGVENQLKLFTHPELGDFTLQQMYWYSAPRNGSRLLVYLPVDEAGERAMAWLAEQGK; encoded by the coding sequence ATGGCCTTGATGTCTGAACCCGTCGTCTCACTTCAGGATGACACGCGAAAACAGCTGGGGGCATTTTTACGCGCGCGGCGCGAAAGCCTCGATCCGCAGCGTCTTGGCCTGCCGCGCAGCGGTCGCCGCCGCACGCCGGGCCTGCGCCGGGAAGAGGTGGCGATGCTCGCCGACGTGGGCGTGACATGGTACACCTGGCTGGAGCAGGGCAGGGACGTCAACCCGTCGAGCGCGGTGATGGCCGCCGTGGCAAAAGCCTTGCAGTGCACGCCGACCGAGGCCCGACATCTTTTCGTGCTCGCCGGGTTGCCGCCGGGTGAAGCCCCGCAGGCCGTCTGCTGCGAGGGCATCAGCGAAGGCACGCGCCGCCTGCTCGATACCCTGCTGCCAAAACCGGCCAGCATCCAGAAGCCCAACTTCGACATCGTGGCGTGGAACGACAGCTTCGGTCATCTGATGGGGGTGGATTTCAATGAAATCCCGCCGGAAGACCGCAACTGTATTTACCTGTTCCTCACCCATCCGGCGTGGCGCGCGCGTCTCGGCAGGCGCGACGACGTGCTGCCTATATTTGTCTCCTATTTCCGCGCGGCGATGGCCGAGCACCGGGGCGACCCGCTGTGGGAGGCTAAACTGGCGCGCTTCTTTGCGGTGTCCGAAGAGTTTAAAACCCTGTGGCACCAGCGCAACGACGTGCGAGGCGTGGAGAACCAGCTCAAGCTGTTTACCCATCCCGAGCTGGGGGATTTTACGCTGCAGCAGATGTACTGGTACTCCGCGCCGCGAAACGGCTCGCGGCTGCTGGTGTATCTGCCGGTAGATGAGGCTGGGGAGCGGGCGATGGCGTGGCTGGCGGAGCAGGGGAAATAA
- a CDS encoding MFS transporter has product MNTSVVSPGRAGLILLLTGQMLPMIDTSITNVALDAITHSLHATATELELIVALYGVAFAVCLALGSKLGDNFGRRRLFMWGVASFGLASLLCGMAGNIEQLLAARIVQGAGAALIMPQILATLHVTLKGTAHAKAISLFGGIGGIAFIVGQMGGGWLVSADIAGLGWRNAFFINVPICLVVLALSRHFVPETRRDTPSRIDWPGTVLLAIVLCCLLFPMALGPQWHWSWPLKVMLLAIIPLAWLMALNARKKERENAHPLIPPRLLQLRSIRFGILIAMLFFSVWSGFMFCMALTMQTGLGMAPWQSGNSFIALGVTYFISAWFAPRLIARYSTSTILLTGLAIQIVGLLALIATFRVWGMENTALTLAPATGLVGYGQALIVNSFYRIGMRDIQPDDAGAASAILSTLQQAALGLGPAIFGAILLHALQNHHGDYTQAANVFLMVETAMMVVLALATLRIRHRLCLPVVKVCQATK; this is encoded by the coding sequence ATGAATACGTCAGTTGTTTCACCGGGCCGCGCTGGCCTGATATTGTTGTTAACCGGCCAGATGCTGCCGATGATTGATACCTCAATCACCAACGTGGCGCTGGACGCCATCACCCACTCGCTGCACGCCACCGCCACCGAGCTGGAGCTGATTGTCGCCCTCTACGGCGTGGCCTTCGCCGTCTGCCTGGCGCTCGGCAGCAAGCTGGGGGATAACTTTGGCCGTCGACGCCTGTTTATGTGGGGCGTCGCGAGCTTTGGCCTGGCCTCGCTGCTGTGCGGCATGGCGGGGAACATTGAACAGCTGCTGGCCGCGCGCATCGTTCAGGGAGCAGGTGCGGCACTGATCATGCCGCAAATTCTTGCCACGCTGCACGTCACGCTGAAAGGTACCGCCCACGCAAAAGCCATCAGCCTGTTTGGCGGCATCGGTGGGATTGCGTTTATCGTCGGGCAAATGGGCGGCGGCTGGCTGGTATCGGCGGATATTGCCGGGCTGGGCTGGCGCAACGCCTTCTTTATCAACGTGCCGATCTGTCTGGTGGTGCTGGCGCTGAGTCGCCATTTCGTACCCGAAACCCGCCGCGATACGCCGTCACGCATAGACTGGCCGGGCACCGTGCTGCTGGCGATCGTGCTTTGCTGCCTGCTGTTCCCGATGGCGCTCGGCCCCCAGTGGCACTGGTCGTGGCCGCTGAAGGTGATGCTGCTCGCCATTATTCCACTGGCCTGGCTGATGGCGCTGAATGCGCGCAAAAAGGAGCGTGAGAATGCCCACCCGCTGATCCCGCCGCGCCTGCTGCAGCTTCGCAGCATTCGCTTTGGCATACTGATTGCGATGCTCTTTTTCAGCGTCTGGTCCGGTTTTATGTTCTGTATGGCGCTGACCATGCAAACCGGTCTGGGGATGGCGCCGTGGCAGTCGGGGAATAGTTTCATCGCCCTTGGGGTGACTTATTTTATCTCCGCGTGGTTCGCGCCGCGGCTGATTGCTCGCTACAGCACCAGTACCATTCTGCTGACCGGTCTGGCGATCCAGATTGTCGGCCTGCTGGCGCTGATCGCCACGTTCCGCGTCTGGGGAATGGAGAATACCGCGCTGACGCTGGCGCCCGCGACCGGGCTGGTCGGCTACGGGCAGGCGCTCATCGTGAACAGCTTCTACCGCATCGGGATGCGCGATATCCAGCCTGACGACGCCGGGGCCGCGAGCGCCATTCTCAGCACGCTGCAGCAGGCTGCGCTGGGGCTTGGCCCGGCCATTTTTGGCGCGATTTTGCTCCACGCGCTGCAGAACCACCACGGAGATTACACCCAGGCGGCGAACGTCTTCCTGATGGTGGAAACGGCGATGATGGTGGTGCTTGCTCTGGCGACACTGCGCATCCGCCATCGCCTGTGCCTGCCGGTGGTGAAGGTCTGCCAGGCCACCAAATAA
- a CDS encoding mechanosensitive ion channel family protein, with product MQELIAQVEELGIEINHTTSLVIIFGIIFLTAIIVHFILHKVVLRAFEKRAQASSHLWLQIITQNKLFHRLAFTLQGIIVNVQAVLWLQKGSEAAEILTTCAKLWVMVYALLSFFSLLDVIFNLSQKMATASQLPLKGIFQGIKLVSAILVGILIISLLIGQSPAILISGLGAMAAVLMLVFKDPILGLVAGIQLSANDMLKLGDWLEMPKYGANGTVTDIGLTTVKVRNFDNTITTIPTWALVSDAFINWSGMSASGGRRIKRSLNIDTTSIHFLDEQEQQKLIQAKLLKPYLAARHEEINLWNQKNGEGESVLNLRKMTNIGTFRAYLNEYLRNHPRIRKDMTLMVRQLAPDANGLPIEIYAFTNTVVWAEYEEIQADIFDHIYAVVDEFGLRIHQSPTGNDIRSLAGVIAN from the coding sequence ATGCAGGAATTAATTGCTCAGGTTGAAGAGTTAGGCATTGAAATTAATCACACCACCTCTTTAGTGATTATCTTTGGTATTATTTTTCTTACCGCCATCATCGTTCATTTTATTCTGCACAAAGTGGTGCTTCGCGCGTTCGAAAAACGCGCGCAGGCCAGTAGCCATTTGTGGCTGCAGATCATTACCCAGAATAAATTATTTCACCGTCTGGCCTTCACCCTTCAGGGGATAATCGTCAACGTTCAGGCGGTACTGTGGCTGCAAAAAGGCAGCGAAGCGGCGGAAATTCTCACGACATGCGCAAAGCTGTGGGTGATGGTGTATGCCCTGCTCTCCTTCTTCTCACTGCTGGACGTGATTTTTAATCTGTCGCAGAAAATGGCCACCGCATCACAGCTGCCGCTGAAAGGGATTTTCCAGGGCATCAAGCTGGTAAGCGCCATCCTTGTGGGGATTCTGATTATCTCCCTGCTGATCGGTCAGTCCCCGGCGATTCTGATAAGCGGTCTGGGCGCCATGGCCGCCGTGCTGATGCTGGTGTTTAAAGACCCGATACTCGGACTTGTGGCGGGGATTCAGCTTTCCGCCAACGATATGCTCAAGCTCGGCGACTGGCTGGAGATGCCGAAATACGGTGCCAACGGCACGGTGACGGACATCGGTCTGACCACCGTTAAAGTACGCAACTTCGATAATACGATTACAACCATTCCGACGTGGGCCCTGGTCTCTGACGCCTTTATTAACTGGAGCGGCATGTCGGCCTCCGGCGGGCGACGCATTAAGCGCAGCCTGAATATTGATACCACCAGTATTCATTTTCTCGACGAGCAGGAGCAGCAGAAACTCATTCAGGCGAAACTGCTGAAGCCCTATCTGGCCGCGCGCCACGAGGAAATTAACCTGTGGAATCAGAAGAACGGCGAAGGGGAGTCGGTATTAAACCTGCGTAAGATGACCAATATTGGCACCTTCCGCGCCTACCTGAATGAATATCTGCGCAACCATCCCCGTATTCGCAAAGATATGACGCTGATGGTGCGCCAGCTCGCGCCTGATGCGAATGGTTTGCCGATTGAAATCTATGCCTTCACCAACACGGTGGTCTGGGCAGAATATGAGGAGATTCAGGCGGATATTTTTGACCATATTTACGCGGTGGTGGATGAATTTGGGCTGCGTATTCACCAGTCGCCAACCGGGAACGATATTCGATCCCTGGCGGGCGTTATCGCCAATTAA
- the pheP gene encoding phenylalanine transporter has protein sequence MKDASSASGHGCAEASSDQNPTLQRGLQNRHIQLIALGGAIGTGLFLGIGPAIQMAGPAVLLGYGIAGIIAFLIMRQLGEMVVEEPVSGSFAHFAYKYWGPFAGFLSGWNYWVMFVLVGMAELTAAGIYMQYWLPDVPTWIWAAAFFIIINAVNLVNVRLYGETEFWFALIKVLAIIGMIGFGLWLLFSGHGGERATIDNLWQHGGFLATGWKGLILSLAVIMFSFGGLELIGITAAEARDPHKSIPKAVNQVVYRILLFYIGSLVVLLALYPWVEVKSDSSPFVMIFHDMNSNLVASALNFVILVASLSVYNSGVYSNSRMLFGLSVQGNAPKFLTRVSRRGVPVNSLFLSGAITSLVVLINYLLPKEAFGLLMALVVATLLLNWIMICLAHLRFRAAMRRKGRETQFKALLYPAGNYICIAFLGLILVLMCTMDEMRLSAMLLPVWVVFLFIAFKLSRKK, from the coding sequence GTGAAAGACGCGTCATCCGCTTCAGGCCATGGTTGCGCTGAAGCCTCGTCGGATCAGAATCCGACGCTGCAACGTGGTTTGCAAAATCGACATATTCAACTCATTGCCCTTGGCGGCGCGATCGGTACCGGGCTGTTTCTCGGCATCGGCCCCGCTATTCAGATGGCTGGCCCGGCGGTTCTGCTGGGTTACGGTATCGCCGGGATTATTGCCTTCCTGATCATGCGCCAGCTTGGCGAGATGGTCGTTGAAGAGCCGGTTTCAGGCTCCTTCGCGCACTTTGCTTATAAATACTGGGGCCCGTTTGCAGGCTTCCTGTCCGGCTGGAACTACTGGGTCATGTTCGTGCTGGTGGGGATGGCGGAGCTGACTGCCGCAGGCATTTACATGCAGTACTGGCTGCCGGATGTCCCGACGTGGATCTGGGCGGCGGCCTTCTTCATCATTATTAACGCCGTTAACCTCGTCAACGTGCGCCTGTATGGCGAAACCGAGTTCTGGTTTGCGCTGATCAAGGTGCTGGCGATTATCGGGATGATCGGCTTTGGCCTGTGGCTGCTGTTCTCCGGCCACGGCGGCGAGCGGGCGACTATCGACAACCTGTGGCAGCACGGCGGCTTCCTGGCGACCGGCTGGAAAGGGCTGATTCTCTCCCTGGCGGTGATCATGTTCTCCTTCGGTGGACTAGAGCTGATTGGCATTACCGCCGCGGAAGCGCGCGACCCGCATAAAAGCATTCCAAAAGCGGTCAACCAGGTGGTGTACCGGATTCTGCTGTTCTACATCGGCTCGCTGGTGGTGCTGCTGGCGCTCTATCCGTGGGTGGAAGTGAAGTCCGACAGCAGCCCGTTCGTGATGATTTTCCATGACATGAACAGCAACCTGGTGGCCTCGGCGCTGAACTTCGTTATTCTGGTGGCGTCTCTGTCGGTCTATAACAGCGGCGTTTACTCCAACAGCCGCATGCTGTTCGGCCTCTCCGTGCAGGGCAACGCGCCGAAGTTCCTCACCCGCGTCAGCCGTCGCGGCGTACCGGTGAATTCCTTGTTCCTTTCAGGCGCTATCACCTCGCTGGTGGTGTTGATTAACTATCTGCTGCCGAAAGAGGCCTTTGGCCTGCTGATGGCGCTGGTTGTCGCCACGCTGCTGCTGAACTGGATCATGATTTGCCTCGCGCACCTGCGCTTTCGCGCCGCGATGCGCCGCAAGGGACGCGAGACGCAGTTTAAGGCGCTGCTTTATCCGGCGGGGAACTACATCTGTATCGCCTTCCTGGGGCTGATTCTGGTGCTGATGTGCACTATGGATGAGATGCGCCTTTCGGCGATGCTGCTGCCGGTGTGGGTGGTGTTCCTGTTTATTGCTTTTAAGCTCTCGCGCAAAAAGTAG